Within the Vigna angularis cultivar LongXiaoDou No.4 chromosome 10, ASM1680809v1, whole genome shotgun sequence genome, the region CCAACCGCGACCTCGCACGGCGGCAGTATGCGAAGCTGGCACTCCTCCTGGACCCGACGAACCCTGACAAGTTTCCCTTTTCCGACGAGGCCCTTGCACGTGTGCAGGAGGCTTGGCACGTGCTGTCCCGTCCTGAACTCCGCGCCCTCTACGACCGCGAGCATCCAGTCCCTGAAACTGCAACGTTTTGGAGTGCGTGTCCCTACTGCTGGAACCTCTTTGAGTATGAGAAGATGTATGAGGATTGCGCGCTGTTGTGTCAGGTTTGCGGGAAAGTGTTCCAGGGCGTGCCAGTGAAACCACCTTCGATGGTGGGGGAGGCAGTGTTGGAGGGAAAAGAGCTTCGACAGTACTACTCGTGTGACGCGAGTGTGCCCTTGAGGTATTACGAGGTCAAAGAGGAGATTAAGAGTAGTAACACATTTAGTGAGCAAAATGCTGCATCCTTTGTGTACATttctgatgatgatgataatgaagAGTTTGTCACTGAAGGGTTGCAAGAATATCCTAAGGGACTAAGGAGAAGGAGGATGAGGGTAAAAACTGTGGCCAAGAAGGGTGGAATaaggagaagatgatgattttgATGGTAGGATTTAGATTTAGATTTAGGTGAAAAAGATTGAAGTTCACTGAAGGAGATGTTGATGTCTTTGCTGGGAGGCTATTTCGAAAGTGATGCATGCAGTAATGGTGATAAAAGTTATCTGCTTTCTTTCCTAATTCTTGAGCATGGACTAGGCTGGTGGTGATTGGAGAGAGTAGTTATAGCTTTTTGCATAGATTATTTGTAAACAAACTGAAAACGGAAAATTGGATTATAGTTTTGATTTGGAGTTTCTGGCATTTTGGTAAAGAGGGCATTGTCATGTTCATGTTTTGCCATTTATATAATGTCCTCAAAGACCTTCtgaaatttaaatgaaaatatttgatGTCTTCCGGATTGTGTGCTTTGTATTGATCTACATTTATGATCTTAGAATGAAACTGTGTTTTTTTACCCATTTTGCTAATGGTGTTTTTGGTAAAGAATAACTGAGTTTATGTTATATGTGAGTTTCTTCACAATGAGTGTGCTACTCTAGTTTTTTGGGAGCAGCATTGTTTATCACTTGGTCTAGCAAAATTGTTACTGATGATTACAGATGACCCACTTGATGTCACCAATAAGTGAtggatttataattttatttccaGACACAagtgaattaaattttttaagcaGAAACTCTGTTGGATTGTTTCAGTTTCAAGGATTCCTCTCATCAAGAACTACTACAAAAACAACAGAAAGTAGGAATAGTTTTTCTATTTCACTATCTTTTATTAACATTTTGTACAGTATTTATCTTGCCCTTTCATACTCACTCTTCAAGTCATTGTAAATGCATCTTTACACTGTCTTATCCCAGTATAGATCATTTTTGCAAAAACATAACTAATCATATGGAAAATGACATAACTAAGAAAATGAAAGAGTTCAGTGTGTAACCTCTTGTCTTGACTGATACTGTTTCACACCATTACCTTTTagattacattttaaattaactaaaaatgtaaaaacaagaaatacaagtatttttttttaattttagtagaACAGTGATgagagtttttattttaagttttttacttatgtaataaaacaataaatataaagtaattaCAAATTAGGTTAAGAATATTAGTAAAATTGATACAGAACAATTAATATcatcttaaaatttgaaaatgatacgtattcataattaaaaatctttaaaaaaaggACTAATAAAGAAGGGAATATAAGATATACTAAAACATGCTAAAAACTAAGAGTTTGATTTAACAATATTAGATGATAAACTAAATAGTAGTGTATAAGCTTTCAGTTTATAAATTCTGAACAAAATAAGGTAGTTTATTGgattagaaatatttaataaatgtaatatagcatgaaaatatataactaaatagATTTTGTCATATAAAGGAAACTTATAATTTGTAGAGAAGAATATATTAGCATAtaattattgtaacatcccatttttaatagtaaaatactactaaaatgaaatattacatATAAGATAATGAAAtcattgtataaaaaaaaaacctataaaAAACAAGTTCTACACCTGTATAATGATCTGACTTTCCAACTTCTTCATCCTTACATCCTACTGGAACAACTAAAAAGACGGTATCCCTAAGCTGACACCATtcaggtgatcatcgcaaagagAAACAACACATGTCAATACctaatttcgtccggattgactgtaataggtttattttattttattttatttttgtcttatttttatgctattttctttcattttttatttttaagttatgtttcttttttttatattagttatttcactttatttgatttagttttttttttatcttcttttgttttaatttttgtgttaaacgttaacaaaacaaaagaaaaaaaaacgaaatgCAAAAGTCAACTGAGCTGCCTGCAACCTGAAAAGCATTAGGCGATGCTTACTTACCTGCAACATTTATTATACCGTAATGCTTAAAATGTTTCTGCAGTGAAAGAAAGTTTTTGTTCCTCTTGCTAAAAATTCTCATGCAGAGTTGCCTCATACAATCATGCATCGTAGAAGAAAAGGGTATCTGAACCGCTTTTCCCAATTGATCTACTCTAAACataaagaaaggaaagagaCAAGGAGGAAATCACAAGTCAAAAGATAAGCCCTGATCTCCAGGAGGAGGGCAGCAGGaggagtatttttttttttttttaaaaaaaagttggttTTCATCACAGTAAAAAGGGGGAGAtcaaaaaaaaagagagaagaacaCACGGAGCCTGGGTAGGGAGCTGAAAAAACCTTCATTTCTTTCAACTCCATCCTGATATCCTGGTGGCCATCCGGTAACCCTGGTTCACGTTCACGATAATTGTTTGGCACCTGCAACAACATTGGGAACGAAGGGGAAATTGAATCCGGTAAAGAAAAGGAGACGAAAACAAAAAGGAAGGCTTTATCTTCTCTTGAAGCTGCGAAGGTAAGTCTTCATATATCCAAACTCTTTGGTCGTGCTCGTTTACATGCTCTATATATGTTTGCCTTATGTCTGCTGAAAGTTGAATGAAATTGTGTTCAATCAATGCATACGGCTGTGTTTGCTTTCCTCTGTTAATCAAAATTGTTGTTAATCAAAACTGCACCCAATATGCATgttcaacaaaatttatcaaatacaAATGACAATAGAAGATGAGTATACATCCCCCAACGTCTGAGACTTTAATCTCCTCTACTTGCACTCAGaaaacatgtaataaaaaaGGCAAACGGAGGTAGCACCGTTAGCAAATAGCACTGTTAACAAACAGAATAAACAGCCCGAGTCACAACTTCATGCCAATACACTCAAAGCATTCACCTCCTCAGGATTTCCTTACATCACAGAAACCTACCATCCCCAACCTTCATCCTCATTCACTCATTTTCCTAACCTCTGCCTCCACCACGTTTTCTAACACAATCATCATTCACACTCCCTCACGCTACCATTCTTCTTCTAATCTGATCAGGATTCTGAATCCTCTCCAAGCAACTCAACaataatattacaaacctaACCCCTTCCTTGAACTTCTCCTCAA harbors:
- the LOC108319832 gene encoding uncharacterized protein LOC108319832; its protein translation is MDHFKGSESENPITTCLSLLSLRRFSDCRDFACGLPPTDIVARVLAIANILSSADFYSILQLHRSDCANRDLARRQYAKLALLLDPTNPDKFPFSDEALARVQEAWHVLSRPELRALYDREHPVPETATFWSACPYCWNLFEYEKMYEDCALLCQVCGKVFQGVPVKPPSMVGEAVLEGKELRQYYSCDASVPLRYYEVKEEIKSSNTFSEQNAASFVYISDDDDNEEFVTEGLQEYPKGLRRRRMRVKTVAKKGGIRRR